GACAAGGACGTTGCGAGCCGGTTCGGCAGCAAAGCTGAGTGTGTCCGTGCGACCGGACAGGCGCCGCGCAGCCTCGCCTGTCGCACCAGGGCCTCGGCTCACATAACGCACCCACAACACGCGCCGTGGCTTGCCATCGACGGCGACGGCAAAACTGGACGGTGTCAGGCCGTCGGCGACCTTGCCATCCCTGGTCACGACGACGATCTCGACCGGAATGGCCGGAACCTGTCCGGCCGGTGGCGTCTGTTGCGCGGCGATCACGCTGCCGGCGAGAACCGGGAGAGCTGTCGGCAGGGTCTTTGGATCTGGAGGCCGGGTCTTCAGACCCGGCAACAGCACAACAAGCGCGCACGTCGCCGCGAAGCCGAAATTTCGAAAGCGGCGCGCTTGAAACATCAAGGATCTGGCCTTACTGGAAATACCTTTTCAGCATGGCGATCCACGCCGGAACCGGATCAACGGTGGCGCCCACGCCTTCGTACACGATCTGGCTGGTGGAGAGCCGCCGGCCGTAGAAATCCGAGTTCGCGTTGCCATCGGACGTGAGAGCCGACCCTTTGAGCGTCGCTCCCGCGAACAAGCCGCGAGTGCGCGAGTAGCTCAGAATCTGAGCGCGCATCTGGATGTCGGTCGAGGCCTCGGCATCGCGGCCGACAGGACCAGCCGCGACGCCGGCATCAGCGCCAATCTTGAACTGGTTGCGCAGGAGATTCTCGATGCCTCGCTGATTCAGCACGATCAGCACGATGTCGACTTCTTCCACGCCAATCTGCGCGCCGAAACTGCCTCCGGTGAGCGTCATGAACGCGGGCGGCGACCACGTGTTGGTCTTGGGATCACGAACGCTCAGAATGCCATGGCCACGATGGATGCCGGCGCCGAATCCGCCCTTGATTGTCCCGGGAAGCACGACGATGGCCTCGGCCTTCTTGAGATAGATATTGGGCACCGCCTTGTCGGGCGCCTGCATGATCTCCTCGAACACCGCAATGGCGCGCCGGATGCGATCCGCCTGGTCCTGCTGCGCGACCGCGCGGACCGGCCACAGGAACGCGGTGACCAGCGCCGCACATGCCACGATTCGCCACTTCATCATCGCCTCCAGTCATGACTCGAAAACAAACACAGCCTGATCCCTATTAGTACGCCACGAGCCGTCTCAATGCTTCGGTGATCTTGTCGGCGTTCGGTAGATTGTGCTGCTCGAGCACGCTCGAAAACGGGCAGTGCGCGTCGGGATACGTCACGCGCATCACCGGGGCATCGAGCTTGTCGAACCGCTCTTCCATGATGGCCGCCGAAATCTCTGCCCCCATCCCAAGCGTCTTCACATCCTCGTGCACGACCACGACGCGATTGGTCTTGTCGAGCGAGGCAAACACAGCTTCTTTATCCCAGGGCGCCAGGCTCCGCAGATCGATCCCTTCTGTTTCGACGCCCTCGCCCGCCATGCGGTCTGCCGCCTCGAGCGCCGGCATCACCATCGCGCCATAGGTGACCAGCGTAGCATTGCGACCTTCGCGCCGGATGGCAGCCTTCCCAATCGGCACAATCTCGTCGCCTTCGGGCACCGGCCCCTTGGCTCGCCGGTAGAGGTACTTGTGTTCCAGGTAGATCACCGGGTTGTCGTCCCGGATGGCGGCCTTGAGCAGGCCCTTCGCATCCCACGCGGTGCCTGGTGCGACCACCTTCAATCCCGGGCGATGAACAAACCACGACTCGGGATTCTGCGAATGGTAGAGTCCCCCGGCCACGTTGCCCCCGACCGGTGCGCGAACGACCAGGGGGCATGCCGCGCGTCCGCCGTAGCGGTAGCGAAGCGTGGCGGCCTGGTTCACGATCTGATCGAAACCACAGGTGATGAAGTCGCCGAACTGCATCTCGGCCACCGGCCTGTAGCCGCGCAGGGCCGCCCCGACACTGACGCCGATGATGCAGGATTCGGAGATCGGCGTGTCAAGACAGCGGTACTCGCCAAACTCGTCGTACAGCCCCTTGGTGGCGCCGAACGCCCCGCCGTAGGCACCCACGTCCTCGCCGAGCACGAACACCTTGTCGTCGCGGCGCATCTCTTCGACGAGCGCCTCGCGGATGGCTTCCAGGTAGGTCAGTTCGTGGGACATGTCAGCGATCACGCATAGAGATCCGTCGCCGCGTCTTCGGGTGACGGCTCCGGGCTGCTCTCGGCGAACGCCACCGCGGCGTCAATCTCGGTCCGAATGCGCTGGTCGATCCCCTGAAGGATGTCGTCGGTCAGCACGCCCTGGCCTCGAAGATACGACGTGAAGGTCGGCAGCGGGTCGCGACTCTTCCACACCGCTTCCTCGTCGGCCGTCCGGTAGAACGGTTTGTCGTGCTCCGAGTGGCCGTGCCAG
This portion of the Acidobacteriota bacterium genome encodes:
- a CDS encoding lipid-binding SYLF domain-containing protein, with translation MKWRIVACAALVTAFLWPVRAVAQQDQADRIRRAIAVFEEIMQAPDKAVPNIYLKKAEAIVVLPGTIKGGFGAGIHRGHGILSVRDPKTNTWSPPAFMTLTGGSFGAQIGVEEVDIVLIVLNQRGIENLLRNQFKIGADAGVAAGPVGRDAEASTDIQMRAQILSYSRTRGLFAGATLKGSALTSDGNANSDFYGRRLSTSQIVYEGVGATVDPVPAWIAMLKRYFQ
- a CDS encoding alpha-ketoacid dehydrogenase subunit beta, whose translation is MSHELTYLEAIREALVEEMRRDDKVFVLGEDVGAYGGAFGATKGLYDEFGEYRCLDTPISESCIIGVSVGAALRGYRPVAEMQFGDFITCGFDQIVNQAATLRYRYGGRAACPLVVRAPVGGNVAGGLYHSQNPESWFVHRPGLKVVAPGTAWDAKGLLKAAIRDDNPVIYLEHKYLYRRAKGPVPEGDEIVPIGKAAIRREGRNATLVTYGAMVMPALEAADRMAGEGVETEGIDLRSLAPWDKEAVFASLDKTNRVVVVHEDVKTLGMGAEISAAIMEERFDKLDAPVMRVTYPDAHCPFSSVLEQHNLPNADKITEALRRLVAY